The genomic window AATCCTCAGCCCGCGCTGACGCGCTGGGCCAGCTCATGCGCGGCGGCCAGCCCCAGCGTGTCGGCAAGCGGTCCCCCGAGTAAGAGGTGCAGGCCCGGGGCGAGTTCCTCGGCCTGCGGAGGCGCGTCGGGGCGGCCACCGGGCAGCGCCAGCCACGCGCCGGGCACGTCGGCGCTGGAGCGGCCCAGTTCCAGGCCCTCGCCGGCCAGCGCAGGCACGGCGTCCATCAGCCCCACCAGGTCTTCGAGCAGTTCGCGGCGCAGGCCGGTGGGCACGCCCGTCAGCGAGCCGCCCGCCGGGTGGTAGCCGTGGGGGTCGCGGTGGTGAATGGCCGGAACGAGTGTGTAGCCGCCATTTTGTGGGCGCAGGGTCAGGCCACTGGCACGCAGCACCGGCGTCTGCGCCCCACTCAGCAGGTCGAGGCGCGGAAACTGCCGGTAGGCGCGGCCATGCCGGGTGTGCAGGCCCAGTCCCTGCTCGACCAGCGCCGGACCCGCCGCCCCCGCCGCCACGATGATGACGCCCGCCCGAATCTGTCGCGTCTCGTGAACGACAATCTGGTGGGTGTTCGTCACCGTCAGGCGGTGCAGCCGCACGCCGCCGGGCACCAGTTCGGCGCGGGTGTTGAGCAGCAGCCCTGCCCCCTGCCCGATGGCCTGCTGCGCGGCGAGCAGCGCCAGGCTGCCGGGCCGGTAGGTCAGGGCGCGGGGGTCCACCCGGGCGACGGGCAACCGCGCCGGGTCGAGCAGCGCCAGCGCTTCGGGGAAGTCGGCGAGGGCGTCCAGCGTCGGCGTCAGGCCACTGCCCTCGCCAGCGGGAAGCAGGTGCAGCAGGGGCCGATCCTCCACCTCCAGCGTCTTGCCGCTGCCCAGAGCGCCGAGAAGTTGCTCGCGGGTCCATTCAGCCTGCGCTTCCTGACCCGCCGGAATGTCCTGCGCGGTCCACACGCCGGGGGCCAGGATGGTCGCGCCTTCCTCGTTGGGCAGGCCGCCTTCTTCAACGAGCAGCAGCGAGCGCCCGGGGGCGAGCTGGCGCAGGTAAAAGGCGCAGGCCGCGCCCATTCGCCCGGCGCCGATGACCACGATGTCGAATGCTTCTTCCGTAAAGTGCTGCCCCACATGCGCCCACACCGACCCGGCACGGCGCGGGGGAGTCGGGTCGGGCGGCGGGCCAGCGGGCACAGGCTCGGGTCCAGTCATATCCGCATGATGCCGCCGAATGCGCCGGACGAGAACCGGGTGTGTGGCGCCGGCCTCTCACCGCTCTGTCAGGCGGCGTACAGAGTGGCTCCCTATACTCGCGAACGATGCGGAAACGAGTGCGGCGGCGGTGGGCGGCAAGTCTGGGGAGCCGGGCCCTAACAATTGGGGCCCTGGCGGGATGGGCGCTGACCGGGTGGAGCGGCCCGGCTCAGGCGCTCGACGTGCGGGTGCTGATCACCAGCGGCCCAGCGGTCACGGTGGCGGTGCTGCCCGTGGACCCGGCGGTGGCTGCTGCCCCGGCGTCCTCTGCACTGTCGCCCGCGCCGCTGGCTCCGGCGGCCTCGGTCCCGCTGCGCCAGAGCTGGCAGGTGGGCGTGGCTGGGGGCAACCTTACCCTCGACGGGCG from Deinococcus radiodurans R1 = ATCC 13939 = DSM 20539 includes these protein-coding regions:
- a CDS encoding FAD-dependent oxidoreductase; this encodes MTGPEPVPAGPPPDPTPPRRAGSVWAHVGQHFTEEAFDIVVIGAGRMGAACAFYLRQLAPGRSLLLVEEGGLPNEEGATILAPGVWTAQDIPAGQEAQAEWTREQLLGALGSGKTLEVEDRPLLHLLPAGEGSGLTPTLDALADFPEALALLDPARLPVARVDPRALTYRPGSLALLAAQQAIGQGAGLLLNTRAELVPGGVRLHRLTVTNTHQIVVHETRQIRAGVIIVAAGAAGPALVEQGLGLHTRHGRAYRQFPRLDLLSGAQTPVLRASGLTLRPQNGGYTLVPAIHHRDPHGYHPAGGSLTGVPTGLRRELLEDLVGLMDAVPALAGEGLELGRSSADVPGAWLALPGGRPDAPPQAEELAPGLHLLLGGPLADTLGLAAAHELAQRVSAG